From Schistocerca gregaria isolate iqSchGreg1 chromosome 10, iqSchGreg1.2, whole genome shotgun sequence, one genomic window encodes:
- the LOC126293658 gene encoding NK-tumor recognition protein-like isoform X9, translating into MKKVSHRHKVCSMETKVNSRSSSWSHETTETTNREESGSSNGESKNTCTQKDRQHLNQKRNKNKESQTMCLAQPENEFACPTCLKTFSDHSNFVTHLLAHREEKIFSSAEQSRRKHHHKDHLPLNAARTYSMESEFYSRSNRWLNEIPGTTNTNGEESENADHLYSLKGVENKNIKHKYKDTKVIIASTMASHETVTGNREELGSSNNEKNILHSQKDNLHLKGKKYKHKETEVNIGDSVAPLEVPVTSNKDKPVSSNEENKYLCAKKDSSHPRQNKNKHKEGKVNTGDSEMAYEITVTANEEESGSSNEVSKNLCTKEDSSHLKQKKHEHKDTEVSTGDNVVAYEIPVTAYGEESGSSNEESKNRCRKKSSSHTKRKKRKHKETEVNTEDNVVSYEIAVTANRDEPESSKEENKNLCAKEDSSHPKRKKHKHKEARVNNGDSMVSCEIPVTSSGEGPERNNKENEKKKGKSHSKCKKHKHRETVVNTGDSMAAREIPVTADGAEPGNSKEANKNLCIKKYSSHSKQKKYKQKETEVNNGDNVVSYEIPVTANGEELGSSNEESKNRCTNKGSSHMKRKKHKHKEIEVNTEDSVVSYETPVTTNREEPKSSKEGNKNLCAEEDSSPPKRKKHKHKEAKDNNGDSMVSYEIPVTSSGEDPERNNKENEKKKGKSHSKCKKHKHRETEVNTADSMAAREIPVTADGAEPGSSKEANKNLCIKKYSSHSKQKKYKQKETEVNNGDNVVSYEIPVTANGEELGSSNEESKNRCTNKGSSHMKRKKHKHKEIEVNTEDSVVSYETPVTANREEPESSKEGNKNLCAEEDSSPPKRKKHKHKEAKDNNGDSMVSCEIPVTSSGEDPERNSKENEKKKGKSHSKCKKHKHRETEVNTGDSMAAREIPVTADGEEPESSKEGNKNLCAKKDGSHLKRKKHKHKEDKSNTGESIASYEMPVTSNGEDPESNNKENERKKDKSHSKWKKHKRRETEVNTGHRVVSCEMPVTSSGEDPEGNNKENEKKKGKSHLKRKRRKHKETEVNTGDSVVSCEMPVTSSGEDPEGNNKENEKKKGKSHLKWKRHKHPKETEVNIGDRMAAHEIPVTANGEEPESSNDENKNLCTKKDSSHLKQEKKKYKETKVNTGNSILSYEIPVTCNGEQTDNNNEESKNLRAKRGNLYPKQKKQKHGETGASIGDSMESHKMPVIVDGEEPESSNDENKNLCTKKDSSHEKLKKKKHKDTEVITGHSIISYKILAAADGEAPESSNEENKNLCTKKYSSKLKQKKNKHKKNKVNTGNNMVLYEIPVSANGEEEKGCNEENKNLRVEKHSSHAKLKKHKPKETEVNIGGSMASHKIPVTASGEEPESGNEENKNMHTKKHSSQLKQKKNKCKEGKINNGNSMVLYEIPMSASREESESIHEERKNMCSKQDSSHSEWKKHKQTEAEVDAGDSIVSYEVPVTSNGEKIENGNEESKNECTKTDSSYLKWKKHKHKETDVNIGDSIASHTMASREIPVNADGRESESSNEKNKSLCTKKDSSHLKSKKNKHKDTEVNTVDSMASHVISVTSIGKELESTNIESKNLCTTKDISHPKQKKHKHTETDVNVGDRIALHEIPVTSCGGEPESSNEENKNLCPQKDSSHPKQKKSKQKETEVNVGDSMMSSEIPVTANGEEPESSNEVNKNQCTQKDSFQWQHKEHNDKEGKIDTGDSVTSYELPVTSNGVEQESNNEESKIIYLARSLQKSSFITQSEQEFACPKCLKHFNNRSNFVRHLLVHRKEKDYSCAVCEKSFTLKQSLQLHMLCHMKEKQHICAVCSRPFTDANNLRRHRLIHSKIKEFVCDICSKAFSRKQQLGAHILRHKDAQSFSCPHCSKTFNYEYRLRIHLRACKKLNPFICPICSKQFPRVYNFNRHMGTHD; encoded by the exons AGTCGCAGGAAGCATCATCACAAGGACCATTTGCCATTGAACGCTGCAAGAAC GTACAGTATGGAGTCTGAATTTTATTCTAGAAGCAACAGATGGTTAAATGAAATACCAGGGACTACAAatacaaatggtgaagaatcagaaaATGCTGATCACTTGTATAGTTTGAAGGGAGTAGAAAACAAGAATATAAAGCATAAATACAAAGACACTAAGGTTATTATAGCAAGCACTATGGCATCACATGAAACAGTgacaggaaacagagaagaactgGGAAGtagtaacaatgaaaaaaatattctGCACTCACAGAAAGACAATTTGCACCTGAAAGGGAAAAAATATAAGCACAAAGAGACTGAGGTTAATATTGGAGACAGTGTGGCACCACTTGAAGTACCTGTGACTTCAAATAAAGACAAACCAGTAAGTAGTAATGAAGAAAACAAATATCTTTGTGCAAAGAAAGACAGTTCACATCCAAGACAGAACAAGAATAAACACAAAGAGGGTAAGGTTAATACTGGAGACAGTGAGATGGCGTATGAAATAACAGTGACTGCAAATGAAGAAGAATCAGGAAGTAGTAATGAAGTAAGTAAGAATCTGTGCACAAAGGAAGATAGTTCACATCTGAAACAGAAAAAGCATGAACACAAAGACACTGAGGTTAGTACTGGAGACAATGTGGTAGCATATGAAATACCAGTGACTGCATATGGAGAAGAATCAGGAAGTAGTAATGAAGAAAGCAAGAATCGGTGTAGAAAGAAAAGCAGTTCACATACAAAACGGAAAAAGCGTAAACACAAAGAGACTGAGGTTAACACTGAAGACAATGTGGTGTCATATGAAATAGCTGTGACCGCAAATAGAGACGAACCAGAAAGTagtaaagaagaaaacaagaatttGTGTGCAAAGGAGGACAGTTCACACCCGAAACGAAAAAAGCATAAACACAAAGAGGCTAGGGTTAATAATGGGGACAGTATGGTATCATGTGAAATACCAGTGACTTCTAGTGGAGAAGGCCcagaaagaaataataaagaaaatgagaaaaagaaaggCAAGTCACATTCGAAATGCAAAAAGCATAAACACAGAGAAACTGTGGTTAATACTGGGGACAGTATGGCAGCACGTGAAATACCAGTGACTGCAGATGGAGCAGAACCAGGAAATAGTAAAGAAGCAAACAAGAATCTGTGCATAAAGAAATACAGTTCACATTCGAAGCAGAAAAAGTATAAACAAAAAGAGACTGAGGTTAATAATGGAGACAATGTGGTGTCATATGAAATACCAGTGACTGCAAATGGTGAAGAACTGGGAAGcagtaatgaagaaagtaagaatcGGTGCACAAACAAAGGCAGTTCACATATGAAACGGAAAAAGCATAAACACAAAGAAATTGAGGTTAATACTGAAGACAGCGTGGTCTCGTATGAAACACCAGTGACCACAAATAGAGAAGAACCAAAAAGTAGTAAAGAAGGAAACAAGAATTTGTGTGCAGAGGAGGACAGTTCACCCCCGAAACGAAAAAAGCATAAACACAAAGAGGCTAAGGATAATAATGGGGACAGTATGGTATCATATGAAATACCAGTGACTTCTAGTGGAGAAGATCcagaaagaaataataaagaaaatgagaaaaagaaaggCAAGTCACATTCGAAATGCAAAAAGCATAAACACAGAGAAACTGAGGTTAATACTGCGGACAGTATGGCAGCACGTGAAATACCAGTGACTGCAGATGGAGCAGAACCAGGAAGTAGTAAAGAAGCAAACAAGAATCTGTGCATAAAGAAATACAGTTCACATTCGAAACAGAAAAAGTATAAACAAAAAGAGACTGAGGTTAATAATGGAGACAATGTGGTGTCATATGAAATACCAGTGACTGCAAATGGCGAAGAACTGGGAAGtagtaatgaagaaagtaagaatcGGTGCACAAACAAAGGCAGTTCACATATGAAACGGAAAAAGCATAAACACAAAGAAATTGAGGTTAACACTGAAGACAGCGTGGTCTCGTATGAAACACCAGTGACCGCAAATAGAGAAGAACCAGAAAGTAGTAAAGAAGGAAACAAGAATTTGTGTGCAGAGGAGGACAGTTCACCCCCGAAACGAAAAAAGCATAAACACAAAGAGGCTAAGGATAATAATGGGGACAGTATGGTATCATGTGAAATACCAGTGACTTCTAGTGGAGAAGATCCAGaaagaaatagtaaagaaaatgagaaaaagaaaggCAAGTCACATTCAAAATGCAAAAAGCATAAACACAGAGAAACTGAGGTTAATACTGGGGACAGTATGGCAGCACGTGAAATACCAGTGACTGCAGATGGAGAAGAACCAGAAAGTAGTAAAGAAGGAAACAAGAATTTGTGTGCAAAGAAAGACGGTTCACACCTGAAACGAAAAAAGCATAAACACAAAGAGGATAAGAGTAATACTGGAGAGAGTATAGCTTCATATGAAATGCCAGTGACTTCTAATGGAGAAGATCCAGAaagtaataataaagaaaatgagagAAAGAAAGACAAGTCACATTCAAAATGGAAAAAGCATAAGCGCAGAGAGACTGAGGTTAATACTGGACACCGTGTGGTGTCCTGTGAAATGCCAGTGACTTCTAGTGGAGAAGACCCAGAaggtaataataaagaaaatgagaaaaagaaaggCAAGTCACATTTGAAACGGAAAAGGCGTAAACACAAAGAGACTGAGGTTAATACTGGAGACAGTGTGGTGTCCTGTGAAATGCCAGTGACTTCTAGTGGAGAAGACCCAGAaggtaataataaagaaaatgagaaaaagaaaggCAAGTCACATTTGAAATGGAAAAGGCATAAACACCCCAAAGAGACTGAGGTTAATATTGGAGACAGAATGGCAGCACATGAAATACCAGTGACTGCAAATGGAGAAGAACCAGAGAGTagtaatgatgaaaacaaaaatctgTGCACAAAGAAAGACAGCTCACATctgaaacaagaaaagaagaaatacaAAGAGACTAAGGTTAATACTGGAAACAGTATCTTGTCATATGAAATACCAGTAACCTGTAATGGAGAACAAACAGACAAtaataatgaagaaagtaagaatcTGCGCGCAAAGAGAGGCAATTTATATCCAAAACAGAAGAAGCAAAAACACGGAGAGACTGGTGCTAGTATTGGAGACAGTATGGAATCACATAAAATGCCAGTGATTGTAGATGGAGAAGAACCAGAGAGTAGTAATGATGAAAACAAGAATCTGTGCACAAAGAAAGACAGTTCACAcgagaaactgaaaaagaagaaaCACAAAGATACTGAAGTTATTACTGGACACAGCATAATCTCTTATAAGATACTAGCAGCTGCGGATGGAGAAGCACCAGAAAGcagtaatgaagaaaataaaaatctgtGCACAAAGAAATATAGttcaaaactgaaacagaaaaagaaTAAACACAAAAAGAATAAGGTTAACACTGGAAACAATATGGTCTTGTATGAAATACCAGTAAGTGCAAATGGAGAAGAAGAGAAAGGATGTAATGAAGAAAACAAGAATCTGCGCGTAGAGAAACACAGTTCACATGCAAAACTAAAAAAGCATAAACCCAAAGAGACTGAGGTTAATATTGGAGGCAGTATGGCATCACATAAAATACCAGTGACTGCAAGTGGAGAAGAACCAGAAAGTGGTAATGAAGAAAACAAGAATATGCACACTAAGAAACACAGTTCACAATTGaaacagaaaaagaataaatgcaAAGAAGGTAAGATTAATAATGGAAACAGCATGGTCTTGTATGAAATACCAATGAGTGCAAGCAGAGAAGAATCAGAAAGTATCcatgaagaaagaaagaatatgTGCTCAAAGCAAGATAGTTCACATTCAGAATGGAAAAAGCATAAGCAAACAGAGGCTGAGGTTGATGCTGGAGACAGTATAGTGTCGTACGAAGTACCAGTGACTTCTAATGGAGAAAAAATAGAAAAtggtaatgaagaaagtaagaatgAGTGCACAAAGACAGATAGTTCATATCTGAAATGGAAAAAGCATAAACACAAAGAGACTGATGTTAATATTGGAGACAGTATTGCATCACATACTATGGCATCACGTGAAATTCCAGTGAATGCAGATGGGAGGGAGTCAGAGAGTAGTAATGAAAAAAACAAAAGTCTGTGTACAAAGAAAGACAGTTCACACCTGAAAAGTAAAAAGAATAAACACAAAGACACTGAGGTTAATACTGTCGACAGTATGGCATCACATGTAATATCAGTAACTTCCATTGGAAAAGAACTAGAAAGTACTAATATAGAAAGCAAGAATCTGTGCACAACAAAAGACATCTCACATCCGAAACAGAAAAAGCATAAACACACAGAAACTGATGTTAATGTAGGAGACAGAATAGCATTGCATGAAATACCAGTGACTTCATGCGGAGGAGAACCAGAAAGTAGTAATGAAGAAAACAAGAATCTTTGCCCACAGAAAGACAGTTCTCACCCAAAACAGAAAAAGAGTAAGCAGAAAGAGACTGAGGTTAATGTTGGAGACAGTATGATGTCGTCTGAAATACCAGTGACTGCAAATGGGGAAGAACCAGAAAGTAGTAATGAAGTAAACAAGAATCAGTGCACACAGAAAGACAGTTTTCAATGGCAACATAAAGAGCACAATGACAAagagggtaagattgatactggagATAGTGTGACATCATATGAATTGCCAGTGACCTCCAATGGAGTAGAACAAGAAAGTAACAATGAAGAGAGTAAGATTATCTATTTGGCACGATCATTGCAGAAATCTTCATTCATTACACAATCAGAGCAAGAGTTTGCTTGTCCCAAATGCTTGAAGCATTTTAATAACCGCAGCAACTTTGTAAGACATCTGCTTGTTCATAGGAAAGAGAAAGACTACTCCTGTGCTGTATGTGAAAAAAGTTTCACATTGAAGCAGAGTTTACAATTACACATGCTTTGTCACATGAAGGAGAAGCAACACATATGTGCTGTGTGTTCAAGGCCTTTCACTGATGCAAATAATTTGAGGAGGCATAGGCTGATACATAGTAAGATAAAAGAATTTGTTTGTGATATTTGTTCAAAAGCATTTTCCCGTAAGCAACAGCTTGGAGCTCATATATTGAGACATAAGGATGCACAATCATTTTCATGCCCACATTGTTCAAAAACCTTTAATTACGAATACCGTTTGAGAATACACTTGCGTGCATGTAAAAAGTTAAATCCATTTATATGTCCTATTTGCTCGAAACAATTTCCTCGCGTATACAATTTTAATAGGCATATGGGTACTCATGATTGA